The Brumimicrobium sp. genomic interval CCTATCCCCACAGAAGCACCAAAGCTAAATTTCTTAAAGTTACTATGTGCAATCTGAACCACCTCTCTCTCTAATGTTTTATCTCCTACATAATTTTGATATACAGAGAAACTAGCCATAGGACCACCCATAATCATAAAGTTTGGTTTTGCCCCTTGCCCAAATCCGAAGTTATACTTGATATACATCGGAATATTGATGTAATCGTATATATATTTGTTAATTTCCCCTGTTTTGAATTTAGTTTTTTCTCCTTCCATGCTGTATTCAACTTGTGCTACAAAATAAATTTTTGCAGTACTAATCCCTTGCATGGTTTTATTGGGAATTAAATTGATTTGCGTATAGATACCAAAAGCAGGGGCGTAACGTCCTAAGGATTGATTATGAATACCACGAATGTGCGAATTATGTCCGCTTATAGCTAAACCAAAACGTACGTTATTTTCCAAATTTAAAACCCCTTGTGCATGGGAACCAGTCATTCCAAGGATTATCGCAGTAAATATAAGGTATAATGCTCTCATTTTCATAATCTTAGTTTGTTGTAAAGAACAAATATATAGTTATCTTTTTAAATTTTTGCTGTTTTTTTATAGTTTTTTATAAATAGTTTTACATCTTCTGAAGTATTTCTATGATTCTCTCTGAAGTTTTTCCATCCCATAAGTGTGGAATACCTCCTTTTTTCCAATTCCCAGAGAATAGCTTTTCCATAGCTGGTGCAATGGCTTTAGGATCAGTTCCCAAAAGCTCGTTGGTCCCTTCTGTGATTGTTTCGGGTCTTTCGGTATTGTCTCGTAAGGTCATGCAAGGAACTCCCATAACGGTTGTTTCTTCGGTGATTCCTCCGGAGTCGGTGACAACCACTTTTGCATGTTGCGATAAATAATTAAATTCCAAATACCCCATAGGCTCCACATAGTGCATTTTAGGATCTTCAATCCCTAAATTCTGTAGTATTTTAGCTGTTCTGGGGTGCACAGGGAAAATCAATGGTAAATCGTGTGTATTCTTTACAATTTCACTAATTAATTCGCGTAGTTTATCTTCCTCATCCACATTGGCTGGACGGTGAAGTGTCATTAATACATATCCTTTTTCTTTTAGGTTTAAGGTATCCCAAATAGCAGGTTTTGTAAAACGTGGTTGCTGTTTAAGTAGCGTATCAATCATCACATTTCCAACGTAGAAAATACGTTCTTCTTCTATGCCACTTTTGCGTAAGTTTTCATTGGCTACTTCTGAAGTGGTAAAGAAGTAATTGGTCACGGCATCAGTTGCCAATCTATTGATTTCTTCGGGCATGGTCCAGTCGTTGGAACGAATACCTGCCTCTACGTGTGCTACTTTAGTGTGTAACTTTTGTGCAGTGATAGCACATGCCATCGTAGAGGTTACGTCTCCCACAACTAATACTAAATCGGCAGGATTTTCCATCAGTTCCTTTTCAAAACGCATCATGATGTTCGCAGTTTGCTCAGCTTGAGAGCCACTTCCTGATTCCAAATTAGCATGTGGTTCTGGAATTTCCAACTCTTCAAAAAAACTACCTGACATATTTTTATCGTAGTGCTGACCCGTATGCACTAAACGATAGTCTATATCCTTTCCTTCTTTTTGTGCTTTTTGAATGGCATGAATTAAGGGAGCTATTTTTACAAAATTGGGTCGCGCTCCGGCGA includes:
- a CDS encoding PorT family protein — encoded protein: MRALYLIFTAIILGMTGSHAQGVLNLENNVRFGLAISGHNSHIRGIHNQSLGRYAPAFGIYTQINLIPNKTMQGISTAKIYFVAQVEYSMEGEKTKFKTGEINKYIYDYINIPMYIKYNFGFGQGAKPNFMIMGGPMASFSVYQNYVGDKTLEREVVQIAHSNFKKFSFGASVGIGYRFIPQLEGYFRYDHGFTKVYGNYDKHNTYKYFLAAGLNWFFN
- the wecB gene encoding UDP-N-acetylglucosamine 2-epimerase (non-hydrolyzing), yielding MKKITLIAGARPNFVKIAPLIHAIQKAQKEGKDIDYRLVHTGQHYDKNMSGSFFEELEIPEPHANLESGSGSQAEQTANIMMRFEKELMENPADLVLVVGDVTSTMACAITAQKLHTKVAHVEAGIRSNDWTMPEEINRLATDAVTNYFFTTSEVANENLRKSGIEEERIFYVGNVMIDTLLKQQPRFTKPAIWDTLNLKEKGYVLMTLHRPANVDEEDKLRELISEIVKNTHDLPLIFPVHPRTAKILQNLGIEDPKMHYVEPMGYLEFNYLSQHAKVVVTDSGGITEETTVMGVPCMTLRDNTERPETITEGTNELLGTDPKAIAPAMEKLFSGNWKKGGIPHLWDGKTSERIIEILQKM